A portion of the Fusobacterium perfoetens ATCC 29250 genome contains these proteins:
- the lysA gene encoding diaminopimelate decarboxylase: MRYFGTMKNNNGILEIGGVSVEKLAKEYKTPLYIMDQELIESNIKKYIENFKSNKFETEVVYASKAFLSKAMCQIIDKYGLSIDAVSGGELYSIKVSKFPMNRVHMHGNNKSIEELEMCLDWNIGIVILDNISEIDKLGTLAEEKNKKIKVMLRINIGIDAHTHEYIRTSKHSSKFGESIFDENIYSIIEKIISYKNLEFLGFHCHIGSQIFDTKAFHEGIETMIMFTKKISERFNIEIPEMNLGGGFGVYYVDGDVEVDIEKFMKSMIEHIEKTLEKEKMTLKKVSIEPGRSIVGNAGGTLYTVGGIKNTYGGVKYVFIDGGMTDNIRPALYQAKYEAVIANRLNEKADDIVTIAGKCCESGDLIGKDMKLAKAQEGDYIFVSTTGAYGYSMSSNYNKATRPAVVFVKDGKSYLSIKRESFEDLVANDVFIEL; the protein is encoded by the coding sequence ATGAGATATTTTGGAACAATGAAAAATAATAATGGAATTCTTGAAATAGGAGGAGTATCAGTAGAAAAACTTGCAAAAGAATATAAGACTCCGTTATATATTATGGACCAAGAATTAATAGAAAGTAATATAAAAAAATATATAGAAAATTTTAAGTCAAATAAATTTGAAACTGAAGTAGTTTATGCTTCAAAAGCATTTTTATCTAAAGCTATGTGCCAAATAATTGATAAATATGGATTAAGTATAGATGCAGTTTCTGGAGGAGAATTGTATTCTATAAAAGTTTCAAAATTTCCTATGAATAGAGTACATATGCATGGAAATAATAAAAGTATAGAAGAACTTGAAATGTGTCTTGATTGGAATATAGGAATAGTAATATTGGATAATATAAGTGAAATAGATAAACTTGGAACACTTGCAGAAGAAAAGAATAAAAAAATAAAGGTTATGTTAAGAATAAATATAGGAATTGATGCTCATACTCATGAATATATAAGAACATCAAAACATAGTTCTAAGTTTGGAGAATCTATATTTGATGAAAATATTTACAGTATAATAGAAAAAATTATTTCTTATAAAAATTTAGAATTTTTAGGATTTCATTGTCATATAGGTTCACAAATCTTTGACACTAAAGCATTTCATGAAGGAATAGAAACAATGATAATGTTTACTAAGAAAATTTCAGAAAGATTTAATATAGAAATTCCTGAAATGAATTTAGGTGGGGGATTTGGAGTTTATTATGTAGATGGAGATGTAGAAGTAGATATTGAAAAATTTATGAAATCTATGATAGAACATATTGAAAAAACTTTAGAAAAAGAAAAGATGACTTTAAAAAAAGTTTCAATTGAACCTGGAAGAAGCATTGTAGGTAATGCAGGTGGAACTTTATATACAGTTGGTGGAATAAAAAATACATATGGAGGAGTTAAATATGTATTCATTGACGGAGGAATGACTGATAATATAAGGCCAGCTTTATATCAAGCAAAATATGAGGCTGTAATAGCTAATAGACTTAATGAAAAAGCTGATGATATAGTTACTATTGCTGGAAAATGTTGTGAGTCTGGAGACTTAATAGGAAAAGATATGAAACTTGCTAAAGCTCAAGAGGGAGATTATATATTTGTATCTACAACAGGAGCTTATGGATATTCAATGTCTAGTAATTACAATAAAGCTACAAGACCAGCAGTTGTATTTGTTAAAGATGGAAAATCTTATCTTTCAATAAAAAGAGAATCTTTTGAAGATTTAGTAGCTAATGATGTATTTATAGAATTATAA